A single genomic interval of Microbacterium oleivorans harbors:
- a CDS encoding GNAT family N-acetyltransferase, whose amino-acid sequence MMSSPAADGRIRPIDPADAGEVLTLQRAAFVQEALIYDAVDMPPLTQTLEELEAELVGNLGLVAVDDGRIVGAVRARVDGDLLLVGRIAIAPDQQGSGIGSALLAAVEARGRDAGAGTAELFTGSLSEANLRLYEREGYRESERVPHDDGTFQVFLRKPLG is encoded by the coding sequence ATGATGTCCAGCCCCGCGGCGGACGGCCGCATCCGGCCGATCGATCCGGCCGACGCCGGCGAGGTGCTGACACTGCAGCGCGCCGCGTTCGTCCAGGAGGCGCTGATCTACGACGCCGTCGACATGCCGCCGCTCACGCAGACGCTCGAGGAGCTCGAGGCCGAGCTGGTCGGCAACCTCGGCCTCGTCGCGGTCGACGACGGTCGCATCGTCGGCGCGGTGCGGGCGCGGGTCGACGGCGACCTGCTGCTCGTGGGTCGCATCGCCATCGCGCCCGATCAGCAGGGCAGCGGGATCGGCTCGGCGCTGTTGGCGGCGGTCGAGGCGCGGGGGCGGGATGCCGGGGCGGGAACGGCGGAGCTCTTCACGGGCTCGCTCAGCGAGGCGAACCTGCGTCTGTACGAGCGGGAGGGCTACCGCGAGTCCGAGCGGGTGCCGCACGACGACGGCACGTTCCAGGTCTTCCTGCGCAAGCCGCTGGGCTGA
- a CDS encoding GntR family transcriptional regulator: MDDETGAAGRRIAHALRERIITGEIAMGDKLGERDVAVQLGVSRVPVREALQLLESEGFVSSSHRRAAIVHTFTLDDARELFDMRMQLEPFAASLAARRAAAGADTTYLVAALEVAHVDHDEDAPASTRNSDLHEEIFALAAHRLLLRMSGLLTGRTRWLFRLTPERDTQSRWDEHDEIVEAILAGHADLAFALAAAHVERGRSESMPRLAEMLPAEPVRRRRRATAAR; encoded by the coding sequence GTGGATGACGAGACGGGTGCCGCGGGTCGCCGCATCGCGCACGCCCTGCGCGAGCGCATCATCACCGGTGAGATCGCGATGGGAGACAAGCTCGGCGAGCGCGACGTGGCCGTGCAGCTCGGGGTGTCGCGGGTGCCGGTGCGCGAGGCGCTGCAGCTGCTCGAGTCGGAGGGTTTCGTCTCCTCGTCGCATCGGCGAGCGGCGATCGTGCACACCTTCACGCTCGACGACGCCCGGGAGCTGTTCGACATGCGGATGCAGCTCGAGCCGTTCGCCGCCTCCCTCGCCGCTCGGCGGGCCGCCGCGGGCGCCGACACCACGTATCTGGTTGCTGCCCTCGAAGTCGCCCACGTGGATCACGACGAGGATGCGCCGGCGTCGACGCGCAACTCCGACCTGCACGAGGAGATCTTCGCGCTCGCCGCGCACCGGCTACTGCTCCGGATGAGCGGACTGCTCACCGGACGCACCCGCTGGCTGTTCCGCCTCACCCCCGAGCGCGACACCCAGAGCCGGTGGGACGAGCACGACGAGATCGTCGAGGCCATCCTGGCCGGACACGCCGACCTCGCGTTCGCGCTCGCCGCCGCCCACGTCGAGCGCGGACGCAGCGAGTCCATGCCGAGACTGGCCGAGATGCTCCCCGCCGAGCCGGTGCGCCGGCGCCGGCGAGCGACGGCTGCGCGCTGA
- a CDS encoding ABC transporter permease has product MIPFLLRRLGLAAATILLVVTVGFVLGRLTGAPGALLLPDNASAADVDALNASLGFDRPVIVQYLDFLAGLFVGDFGDSYRRHESAMGLVLERVPATVELAFWAFVIGFALAVIAALAIQLTGSRVLRAVVGWSGAVRQSIPDFFFALLLVLVFSVALGALPSLGRTSPASLVLPVITLATGQFVMYLRLLDAALSEQAEQDYVRTAFAQGRRRSAILLTQMLPNALSPVLGMAGLNLGGLLGGTVVVEVVFAWPGIGSLLTDAVSQRDFPIVQAGLLFVALMFVLVNTLVDVLVSRIDPRTAQS; this is encoded by the coding sequence GTGATCCCCTTCCTCCTTCGTCGCCTCGGCCTCGCCGCCGCCACGATCCTCCTCGTGGTGACCGTGGGATTCGTGCTGGGCAGGCTCACCGGAGCGCCCGGAGCGCTGCTGCTGCCCGACAACGCCTCCGCCGCCGACGTCGACGCGCTCAACGCGAGCCTCGGCTTCGACCGCCCCGTGATCGTGCAGTACCTCGACTTCCTCGCGGGACTGTTCGTCGGCGACTTCGGCGACTCCTACCGCCGCCACGAGTCGGCGATGGGCCTCGTCCTCGAGCGGGTGCCCGCGACGGTCGAGCTGGCGTTCTGGGCCTTCGTGATCGGCTTCGCCCTCGCCGTGATCGCCGCCCTCGCCATCCAGCTCACCGGCAGCCGGGTGCTCCGCGCCGTCGTGGGATGGAGCGGCGCGGTGCGGCAGTCGATCCCCGACTTCTTCTTCGCCCTGCTCCTGGTGCTGGTCTTCTCGGTGGCGCTCGGAGCCCTGCCCTCCCTCGGCCGCACCAGCCCCGCGAGCCTCGTGCTGCCGGTGATCACCCTCGCGACCGGACAGTTCGTCATGTACCTCCGTCTGCTCGACGCCGCCCTCAGCGAGCAGGCCGAACAGGACTACGTGCGCACCGCCTTCGCGCAGGGGCGTCGGCGCAGCGCCATCCTGCTCACCCAGATGCTGCCGAACGCCCTCTCCCCCGTCCTGGGCATGGCCGGGCTGAACCTCGGCGGGCTGCTGGGTGGCACCGTCGTGGTCGAGGTCGTCTTCGCGTGGCCGGGGATCGGCAGCCTCCTCACCGACGCCGTCAGCCAGCGGGACTTCCCCATCGTGCAGGCGGGCCTGCTGTTCGTCGCCCTCATGTTCGTCCTCGTCAACACCCTCGTCGACGTCCTCGTCTCCCGCATCGATCCCCGAACGGCACAGTCATGA
- a CDS encoding ABC transporter permease, with product MTAAPVAVAATTPTRPPRLRLRPSAVVGLAMIAAVVALAAIRPLLPGFDPMGQDLSRALLPPLVDAAHPLGTDPLGRDLLSRIALASSVTLGITLAIVVLNALIGTTVGIVSGYAGGRVEAGLSVLSNTVLAMPVVLLLIAICAVVSPSAGLTILVVGCTWWVGYARVTRNITAALRRQDFVVAPLTQGADTFWTVTRHVVPNVWPHTLIIAATDIATIVLIEASLEYLGLGVQPPTPSWGAMIFDGQKYLATDPWLVVLPGLVMFLAVAGAQFVSQQFTAEARGALLRKGDRR from the coding sequence ATGACCGCCGCCCCCGTCGCCGTCGCCGCGACCACGCCGACCCGCCCTCCGCGCCTGCGCCTGCGCCCCTCCGCCGTCGTCGGTCTCGCCATGATCGCCGCCGTCGTGGCCCTCGCCGCGATCCGGCCGCTTCTGCCCGGGTTCGACCCGATGGGACAGGACCTCTCGCGGGCCCTCCTGCCTCCCCTCGTCGATGCCGCGCACCCGCTCGGCACCGACCCGCTCGGACGCGATCTGCTCAGCCGCATCGCGCTGGCATCGTCGGTGACGCTCGGCATCACCCTGGCCATCGTCGTCCTCAACGCCCTCATCGGCACCACCGTGGGCATCGTCTCGGGCTACGCGGGCGGCCGGGTCGAGGCCGGACTCTCGGTGCTGTCGAACACCGTGCTCGCGATGCCGGTGGTGCTCCTGCTGATCGCGATCTGCGCCGTCGTCTCGCCCAGTGCCGGGCTCACGATCCTCGTGGTCGGCTGCACGTGGTGGGTCGGCTACGCCCGCGTCACACGCAACATCACGGCGGCGCTGCGACGGCAGGACTTCGTCGTGGCTCCGCTCACGCAGGGCGCCGACACGTTCTGGACGGTCACCCGCCACGTCGTGCCGAACGTCTGGCCGCACACCCTCATCATCGCCGCGACCGACATCGCCACCATCGTGCTCATCGAGGCCTCGCTCGAGTACCTGGGCCTGGGCGTGCAGCCGCCCACTCCCAGCTGGGGCGCGATGATCTTCGACGGCCAGAAGTACCTCGCCACCGACCCGTGGCTGGTGGTGCTCCCCGGGCTCGTGATGTTCCTGGCCGTCGCCGGGGCGCAGTTCGTCAGCCAGCAGTTCACCGCAGAGGCGCGCGGCGCCCTGCTGCGCAAGGGAGACCGGCGATGA
- a CDS encoding dipeptide ABC transporter ATP-binding protein has protein sequence MTAPILTIDDLSLETVTTGERRTLVTGVSLEIGTGQALGIVGESGSGKSLTMLAAMGLLPEGVRVSGGRILLDGRDVTALSDRELRSARGRVAAMIFQDPMSSLDPLRPVGAQVATAVRVHAPRLGRAAARRRAVELLESVGVRHAAERAAARPHQWSGGMRQRAMIAMAIAHDPLLLIADEPTTALDVTVQAQVMALLDEVRERTGSALALVTHDLGVVAQHTDEIAVMRSGRIVERGTTRAVLTAPTQDYTRRLLAAVPSAHRPPAQPRPTETHIETGTDTALEVTDLVVTYAGHRGGAVRAVDGVSLRVRAGETLAVVGESGCGKSSLLRAILGLTPAASGSIAFAGTPMAPSISGRTGADRARAQIVFQDPSSALDPRLSIARTVAEPLRVRGAFSRERVRALLDAVGLDASFDERLPRRLSGGQRQRVGIARALALDPALVLLDEPVSALDVSIQAQVLDLLRDLQREHRLAYLFVSHDLGVVRGIADRVVVMQSGRIVEEGATEDVFTDPQHPYTRTLLDAIPRLTV, from the coding sequence ATGACCGCACCCATCCTCACCATCGACGATCTCTCGCTCGAGACCGTCACGACCGGCGAGCGCCGCACGCTCGTCACGGGCGTCTCGCTCGAGATCGGCACCGGGCAAGCCCTGGGCATCGTCGGCGAGTCCGGCTCGGGCAAGAGCCTGACGATGCTGGCCGCCATGGGCCTCCTCCCCGAGGGTGTGCGCGTCTCGGGCGGGCGGATCCTGCTCGACGGGCGCGACGTCACCGCCCTCAGCGACCGCGAGCTGCGATCGGCGCGTGGCCGGGTCGCCGCGATGATCTTCCAGGACCCCATGTCCTCGCTCGATCCGCTGCGGCCGGTCGGGGCGCAGGTCGCGACCGCCGTGCGCGTGCATGCCCCCCGTCTCGGCCGCGCCGCCGCCCGGCGGCGCGCCGTGGAGCTGCTGGAGTCGGTGGGCGTTCGCCACGCCGCCGAGCGCGCCGCGGCACGGCCGCACCAGTGGTCGGGCGGCATGCGTCAGCGCGCGATGATCGCCATGGCCATCGCGCACGACCCGCTGCTGCTGATCGCCGACGAACCCACCACCGCCCTCGATGTGACGGTTCAGGCACAGGTCATGGCACTCCTCGACGAAGTGCGCGAGCGCACCGGGTCGGCACTGGCCCTGGTCACTCACGACCTGGGGGTGGTCGCCCAGCACACCGACGAGATCGCGGTCATGCGTTCGGGCCGCATCGTCGAGCGCGGCACCACCCGCGCGGTGCTGACGGCCCCGACCCAGGACTACACCCGGCGCCTGCTCGCCGCGGTCCCCTCGGCTCACCGGCCGCCCGCGCAGCCGCGGCCCACCGAAACCCACATCGAAACCGGCACCGACACCGCGTTGGAGGTCACGGACCTCGTCGTGACCTACGCGGGGCACCGCGGCGGCGCGGTGCGCGCGGTCGACGGAGTGTCGCTCCGGGTACGCGCGGGCGAGACGCTCGCCGTCGTCGGCGAGTCCGGATGCGGCAAGTCGTCGCTGCTGCGCGCGATCCTCGGCCTCACGCCCGCGGCATCCGGATCGATCGCCTTCGCGGGCACGCCGATGGCCCCCTCGATCTCGGGGCGCACGGGCGCAGACCGGGCGAGAGCCCAGATCGTGTTCCAGGATCCCTCGTCCGCCCTCGACCCCCGTCTGAGCATCGCGCGCACCGTCGCCGAGCCGCTGCGGGTGCGCGGAGCCTTCTCACGGGAACGCGTGCGGGCGCTGCTCGACGCGGTGGGTCTGGACGCCTCGTTCGACGAACGGCTGCCGCGACGCCTGTCGGGCGGCCAACGCCAGCGTGTCGGGATCGCACGCGCCCTCGCTCTCGACCCGGCACTCGTGCTGCTCGACGAGCCGGTGTCCGCGCTGGACGTGTCGATCCAGGCGCAGGTCCTCGACCTGCTGCGCGACCTGCAGCGCGAGCACCGCCTGGCCTACCTCTTCGTATCGCACGATCTCGGTGTCGTCCGCGGCATCGCCGACCGTGTCGTCGTGATGCAGTCCGGCCGCATCGTCGAGGAGGGCGCCACCGAAGACGTGTTCACCGACCCGCAGCATCCCTACACCCGCACCCTGCTCGACGCCATTCCCCGCCTCACCGTCTGA
- a CDS encoding ABC transporter substrate-binding protein codes for MTSPRSRRALAGGSSLALGALLLSGCAGGFDEPSGSSSDGAQTAITAALPTDPTSMDPIRSGALVVLSVFFHTHDQLVKIAADGEMLPKLATEWTSNADLTEWEFTLQPEVTASNGEAIDADDVVFSYETILGDPTGENYAYLSSIDRVEKVDDLTVRFVLKQPFSAFPRNTSLISIVPADTYQEMGPDAYAREPIGSGPYVFEKIAAGVSYDLVRNEDYWGEAPVIESISLQPVSSAESRASGVLSGDLDVAQIGPTQVSSIESAGNAQVFSALSNGVVFLGVNSTAGALQDVRVRQAVAHAIDSEAIVTSLLAGLAEPARAMLAPAVEGSSDDVEGPTFDPDAARALLAEAGYDGTPIPFDYATDGRIPLSSEIAQSVQGYLEAVGIAVDMRGADQQSHTLKVRGKEMQGIYLNTWAPSTLDGDLPLTDFYEPAGNNNYAQDPVTTELAERQRGVEGAEREDVFAELLDYSNAQAYFVPLYVPANNFAAGGSLRWEPRADGLYDFTETSFE; via the coding sequence ATGACCTCTCCCCGCTCCCGCCGCGCACTCGCCGGCGGATCGTCGCTCGCCCTGGGCGCCCTGCTGCTGTCCGGCTGCGCCGGCGGCTTCGACGAGCCGTCGGGCTCGTCGTCCGACGGTGCGCAGACCGCCATCACTGCGGCCCTCCCCACCGACCCGACCTCGATGGACCCGATCCGCTCGGGGGCGCTCGTGGTGCTGTCGGTGTTCTTCCACACCCACGACCAGCTGGTCAAGATCGCCGCCGACGGCGAGATGCTGCCCAAGCTCGCCACCGAGTGGACCTCGAACGCCGACCTCACCGAATGGGAGTTCACGCTGCAGCCCGAGGTCACCGCGAGCAACGGCGAAGCGATCGACGCCGACGACGTCGTCTTCTCGTACGAGACCATCCTCGGCGATCCGACGGGTGAGAACTACGCCTATCTGTCGTCGATCGACCGCGTCGAGAAGGTCGACGACCTCACCGTGCGCTTCGTGCTGAAGCAGCCCTTCTCGGCCTTCCCCCGCAACACCTCGCTCATCTCGATCGTCCCGGCGGACACGTACCAGGAGATGGGTCCGGACGCCTACGCACGCGAGCCGATCGGATCGGGCCCCTACGTCTTCGAGAAGATCGCCGCGGGCGTGTCGTACGACCTCGTGCGCAACGAGGACTACTGGGGCGAGGCGCCCGTCATCGAGTCGATCTCGCTGCAGCCGGTGTCGTCGGCCGAGTCCCGCGCGAGCGGCGTCCTCTCGGGTGACCTCGACGTCGCCCAGATCGGCCCCACACAGGTGTCGAGCATCGAATCGGCCGGCAACGCGCAGGTGTTCTCGGCGCTCTCGAACGGCGTCGTGTTCCTCGGCGTGAACTCCACCGCGGGCGCCCTGCAGGACGTCCGCGTCCGCCAGGCGGTGGCGCACGCCATCGACAGCGAGGCGATCGTCACCTCCCTCCTGGCCGGCCTCGCCGAGCCCGCCCGTGCCATGCTCGCCCCCGCCGTCGAGGGCTCCTCGGACGACGTCGAGGGGCCGACGTTCGACCCCGACGCGGCGCGCGCACTCCTCGCCGAAGCCGGGTACGACGGCACGCCCATCCCGTTCGACTACGCCACCGACGGCCGGATCCCGCTCTCGAGCGAGATCGCCCAGAGCGTCCAGGGCTACCTCGAGGCCGTCGGTATCGCCGTCGACATGCGCGGCGCCGATCAGCAGAGCCACACCCTCAAGGTGCGCGGCAAAGAGATGCAGGGCATCTACCTCAACACCTGGGCGCCCTCCACGCTCGACGGCGACCTGCCGCTGACGGACTTCTACGAGCCGGCGGGCAACAACAACTACGCTCAGGACCCGGTCACCACCGAGCTCGCCGAACGCCAGCGCGGCGTGGAGGGCGCCGAGCGCGAGGACGTGTTCGCCGAGCTGCTGGACTACAGCAACGCCCAGGCGTACTTCGTGCCGCTCTACGTGCCCGCCAACAACTTCGCCGCCGGCGGATCGCTGCGGTGGGAGCCGCGCGCCGACGGCCTGTACGACTTCACCGAGACGAGCTTCGAATGA
- a CDS encoding amidohydrolase family protein, producing MTRTILTDVRPWGGPSADVTVAGGVITDVAPSGTAPTDAATLVEGRGRILVPSFADVHVHLDSTRVGLPFRPHTGVPGVWGMMLNDRRNWRDAEAPIGERVATTLERAIARGTTAVRTYAQVDTDAGHERLDAVLAAREANAGRCDVEVIAFPQAGLLREAGSAEVLESAMSRGADVVGGIDPCALDRDPVRHLDIVFGIAEKHHAPIDIHLHEPDQLAKFSAELIIERTRALDLRGRVTISHGYGLGRLPEEQLRPLLEQFRELDISMATIAPPAALPTLLLAEYGIRLGLGQDGQRDYWSPYGNTDMLDRTWQLAFTNGFRRDEDIEHCVAIATAGGRAVMGNAPALTGPGDRPGVGVGDTADLVLLAGDTVTAAVMDRLPDRTVLYRGAVVADGLELTGEVAA from the coding sequence ATGACCCGCACCATCCTCACCGACGTCCGCCCGTGGGGCGGACCGAGCGCCGATGTGACCGTGGCGGGCGGCGTCATCACCGACGTCGCTCCCTCGGGCACGGCTCCCACCGACGCGGCGACGCTCGTCGAGGGACGCGGGCGCATCCTGGTGCCGTCCTTCGCCGACGTGCACGTCCACCTCGATTCCACGCGCGTCGGTCTGCCGTTCCGGCCCCACACCGGAGTGCCCGGCGTCTGGGGGATGATGCTCAACGATCGCCGCAACTGGCGAGACGCCGAGGCGCCGATCGGCGAGCGGGTCGCGACCACCCTCGAGCGCGCGATCGCCCGCGGCACGACCGCCGTGCGCACCTACGCGCAGGTCGACACGGATGCCGGGCACGAGCGCCTCGACGCGGTGCTGGCCGCGCGCGAGGCGAACGCCGGCCGCTGCGACGTCGAGGTCATCGCGTTCCCCCAGGCCGGACTCCTCCGCGAGGCGGGGTCGGCGGAGGTGCTCGAGAGCGCCATGTCGCGCGGCGCGGACGTCGTCGGCGGGATCGATCCGTGCGCGTTGGACCGCGACCCGGTCCGCCACCTCGACATCGTGTTCGGGATCGCCGAGAAGCACCACGCGCCGATCGACATCCACCTGCACGAGCCCGACCAGCTCGCGAAATTCTCGGCCGAGCTCATCATCGAGCGCACCCGCGCGCTCGACCTGCGCGGCCGCGTCACCATCTCGCACGGCTACGGCCTGGGCCGCCTCCCCGAGGAGCAGCTGCGGCCTCTGCTCGAGCAGTTCCGGGAGCTCGACATCTCCATGGCGACGATCGCCCCGCCGGCGGCGCTCCCGACACTGCTGCTCGCGGAGTACGGCATCCGGCTGGGTCTGGGTCAGGACGGCCAGCGCGACTACTGGTCTCCCTACGGCAACACCGACATGCTCGACCGGACCTGGCAGCTGGCGTTCACCAACGGTTTCCGCCGCGACGAGGACATCGAGCACTGCGTCGCGATCGCCACCGCGGGCGGGCGGGCGGTCATGGGGAACGCGCCGGCGCTGACCGGTCCGGGCGATCGCCCCGGCGTCGGGGTCGGCGACACCGCCGACCTCGTGCTGCTGGCCGGCGACACGGTCACAGCGGCCGTGATGGACCGTCTGCCCGACCGCACCGTCCTCTACCGCGGTGCCGTCGTCGCCGACGGCCTCGAACTCACCGGCGAGGTCGCCGCGTGA
- a CDS encoding ornithine cyclodeaminase family protein codes for MTLLLGASDLEALVDRPATIAAVERAFAEIADGGADQPGPTSMSTPADSGRFILMAAVSDAAGLAGVKLLADVPENGGRGLPTQRSMILVVDRTDGAPVALLHGRVPTRVRTAAASAVATRALARSDSSSLGLLGAGALAREHVRALRDVRPFERLTVWSRSPETVARFVADLARDDDWTGEVVSAASPRDVVEASDVVCTLTPSIEPILAGAWLMPGQHLNVVGARPRPDEREVDGDALARASVWVDDRATAATKSGDLLLAVAEGALALGDVVGTLGEVLTGRVRGRSSPDEITLFDSVGIGAQDVAVAEVLLGAARARGVGTLIDLNA; via the coding sequence GTGACGCTGCTCCTCGGCGCCTCCGACCTCGAGGCGCTCGTCGACCGGCCGGCGACGATCGCCGCGGTGGAGCGCGCGTTCGCCGAGATCGCCGACGGCGGCGCCGACCAGCCCGGCCCCACCTCCATGTCGACCCCCGCCGACTCGGGACGGTTCATCCTCATGGCGGCCGTCTCGGATGCCGCGGGCCTGGCGGGGGTGAAGCTGCTGGCCGATGTGCCCGAGAACGGCGGCCGCGGACTGCCGACGCAGCGCTCGATGATCCTCGTCGTGGACCGCACCGACGGCGCACCCGTGGCGCTGCTGCACGGGCGGGTGCCCACGCGCGTGCGCACGGCCGCCGCGAGCGCCGTGGCGACACGTGCTCTCGCGCGCTCCGACAGCAGCTCCCTCGGCCTGCTGGGCGCCGGCGCGCTCGCCCGCGAGCACGTGCGCGCGCTGCGGGACGTCCGCCCGTTCGAGCGGCTCACCGTCTGGTCGCGCTCGCCCGAGACGGTGGCGAGGTTCGTCGCCGACCTCGCCCGCGACGACGACTGGACCGGCGAGGTCGTCTCGGCGGCGTCGCCGCGCGACGTCGTCGAGGCCTCCGACGTGGTGTGCACCTTGACCCCGTCGATCGAGCCGATCCTCGCCGGCGCGTGGCTGATGCCCGGCCAGCACCTCAACGTCGTGGGGGCGCGGCCGCGGCCCGACGAGCGCGAGGTCGACGGGGATGCTCTGGCGCGGGCCTCGGTCTGGGTCGACGACCGCGCAACCGCCGCGACGAAGTCGGGCGACCTGCTGCTCGCGGTGGCCGAGGGCGCGCTCGCGCTGGGCGACGTCGTCGGCACGCTCGGCGAGGTGCTGACCGGCCGGGTGCGCGGACGCTCGAGCCCCGACGAGATCACGCTCTTCGACTCCGTCGGGATCGGCGCACAGGACGTCGCTGTCGCCGAGGTGCTGCTCGGCGCCGCACGCGCGCGGGGCGTGGGTACCCTCATCGACCTGAACGCCTGA
- a CDS encoding enoyl-CoA hydratase/isomerase family protein yields the protein MSDTSPATDTVLLSREGPLARITLNRPMSLNAIDAEMAERWREVATDVAADETIGAVILDAAGRAFCAGGDVVSMSTSGLGGEEVTAMARVITDGIAALTASAVPIVAAVQGAVAGGGLGIMLVADYIVAAPSAVFVSKYANIGLTPDLGVSTLLPAAVGQRRALQLLLHDTALDAETARDWGLVTEVVPDPAARAAAIAASWIDGATAAFGQAKRLVRAGAQRPFADSLDDEARTIGGRFDTDEARVRIDAFAAASARRSRPEENS from the coding sequence ATGAGCGACACCTCACCTGCGACCGACACCGTCCTGCTGAGCCGCGAGGGACCCCTCGCCCGCATCACCCTGAACCGACCCATGTCGCTGAACGCCATCGACGCGGAGATGGCGGAGCGGTGGCGCGAGGTCGCGACCGATGTGGCCGCAGACGAGACGATCGGCGCCGTGATCCTGGATGCCGCGGGCCGCGCCTTCTGCGCCGGCGGCGACGTCGTGTCGATGTCGACGTCGGGGCTCGGCGGCGAGGAGGTCACCGCGATGGCGCGGGTGATCACCGACGGCATCGCGGCACTGACCGCGAGCGCCGTTCCCATCGTGGCCGCCGTGCAGGGCGCCGTCGCCGGCGGCGGGCTCGGCATCATGCTGGTCGCCGACTACATCGTCGCCGCGCCGTCGGCGGTGTTCGTCAGCAAGTACGCCAACATCGGCCTCACGCCCGACCTGGGCGTGTCGACGCTCCTGCCGGCCGCCGTCGGACAGCGGCGCGCACTGCAGCTGCTGCTGCACGACACCGCCCTCGACGCCGAGACCGCCCGCGATTGGGGCCTCGTGACCGAGGTCGTCCCCGATCCCGCGGCCCGCGCGGCGGCGATCGCCGCGTCCTGGATCGACGGCGCGACCGCCGCATTCGGGCAGGCGAAACGTCTCGTCCGCGCCGGCGCACAGCGACCGTTCGCCGACAGCCTCGACGACGAAGCGCGCACCATCGGCGGGCGCTTCGACACCGACGAGGCGCGCGTCCGCATCGACGCGTTCGCCGCTGCATCCGCTCGCCGCTCTCGACCCGAGGAGAACTCATGA
- a CDS encoding SDR family NAD(P)-dependent oxidoreductase: MQIAGASALITGGASGLGAATARRLAAAGAHVTIVDLPGSPGPEVAAEIGGRFAPADVTDPAEVAAAVETAGRSAPLRIVVNCAGIAPPAKVLDREGHPTPLPDFERVIRINVVGTYNVVAQASAAIARTDPTQTGARGVIVNTASVAAFDGQIGQPAYAASKGAVHAMTLPIARELARHGIRVCTIAPGIMQTPMMAGLPDAAQQSLGEQVPYPQRLGTPEEFAALAAHIVDNDYLNGETIRLDGAIRMAPR, encoded by the coding sequence ATGCAGATCGCCGGAGCCTCCGCCCTCATCACGGGCGGCGCCAGCGGACTGGGCGCGGCCACGGCACGCCGCCTCGCCGCCGCCGGCGCCCACGTCACGATCGTCGACCTCCCGGGATCGCCCGGGCCCGAGGTCGCAGCCGAGATCGGCGGACGGTTCGCTCCGGCCGACGTCACCGATCCGGCCGAGGTCGCCGCGGCCGTCGAGACAGCTGGCCGCAGCGCGCCTCTGCGGATCGTCGTCAACTGCGCCGGGATCGCGCCGCCCGCCAAAGTGCTCGACCGAGAAGGTCACCCGACCCCGCTGCCGGACTTCGAGCGCGTCATCCGCATCAACGTCGTCGGCACCTACAACGTCGTGGCGCAGGCTTCGGCGGCGATCGCCCGCACCGACCCGACGCAGACCGGTGCTCGCGGCGTCATCGTCAACACGGCCTCCGTCGCGGCCTTCGACGGCCAGATCGGCCAGCCCGCCTACGCCGCGTCGAAGGGGGCGGTGCACGCGATGACCCTGCCGATCGCGCGCGAGCTCGCGCGTCACGGCATCCGCGTCTGCACCATCGCCCCCGGAATCATGCAGACCCCGATGATGGCGGGGCTACCGGATGCCGCGCAGCAGTCCCTCGGCGAGCAGGTGCCGTACCCGCAGCGCCTGGGGACACCCGAGGAGTTCGCCGCCCTCGCCGCGCACATCGTCGACAACGACTACCTCAACGGCGAGACGATCCGTCTCGACGGCGCGATCAGAATGGCACCACGATGA
- a CDS encoding GNAT family N-acetyltransferase, translated as MERDLTWRIIDVPYDDPRARDLRRQLDDDLGARYDGFHGDEPDERRRARARALATHPDEIVATLIALVARAGADEAPAGHVILRRLGDEWEIKRLIVAPAFRGLGIARGLMSAALDAARGDGAERVILQTGLQQPESLALYTSMGFSRIPVYEPYAETMPRSVCFALPL; from the coding sequence GTGGAACGAGACCTGACCTGGCGGATCATCGACGTCCCCTACGACGATCCCCGCGCCCGTGACCTGCGCCGACAGCTCGACGACGACCTCGGCGCTCGCTACGACGGCTTCCACGGCGACGAGCCCGACGAGCGACGCCGCGCCCGCGCCCGCGCGCTGGCGACGCACCCCGACGAGATCGTCGCGACGCTGATCGCCCTCGTCGCCCGGGCCGGCGCCGACGAGGCCCCCGCGGGGCACGTCATCCTCCGCCGGCTCGGCGACGAGTGGGAGATCAAGCGGCTCATCGTGGCGCCCGCGTTCCGCGGGCTCGGCATCGCGCGCGGACTCATGTCGGCGGCGCTCGATGCGGCACGCGGGGACGGCGCGGAACGCGTGATCCTGCAGACCGGGCTCCAGCAGCCCGAGTCCCTCGCGCTCTACACGTCGATGGGGTTCAGCCGCATCCCCGTCTATGAGCCCTACGCCGAGACGATGCCGCGCTCGGTGTGCTTCGCCCTCCCCCTCTGA